In Nocardioides bizhenqiangii, the DNA window GCAGCACGCTGGTGTCGAGCACGTAGGTCCGCCGACCGGGCACGGCAGGCGTCGGGGTGGTTCGCGTGGCGTCAGGGCCGACGGCGGCGCTGGACTTCGATGATGGCACTTCGCACCTCACCAGACCGCGCGCGCACTCCCGCTCGGTCCTATTCCTCGCAGACGGACCGGGACGCAGCTGCAGCAGTCGCACGGGCCCGAACGCCGGAGTGCCGGCGTCCACTCACCCGGTGCGCGCGGCAGGGATCTCCCTGGCACCCGCGGCGGGTGATGCAGTCGTTGGTCACGAACGGGCCTCCCGATATGGCGGGCTTCCCCACCCGCCAGTGGTTGTGAAAGTACGCCGCCCGAGCGGCCGCACACTGCGACACGCCCTAACGGGGGCGTGAACGTCGCATGTCCTCAACCTCCGTGCGCCGGCCCGGCCGGACAAACTGGGCCCATGCACCCGAGCGAACTGTGGGACTTCGACGACCCCGGCGGCTCCGAGCAGCGCTTCCGGGACTCCGCTTCGGCAGCCGAGGGCGAGCAGCGCGGGATCTGGCCGACCCAGGTCGCGCGGGCGCTCGGTCTGCAGGAGCGGTACGACGACGCCCACGCCGTGATCGACGACCTCTCCCCCGACGGCTCGCCGGAGGTCGCCGTGCGACTGCTGCTCGAGCAGGGGCGCCTCTACCGCTCGTCGGGAGATCCTGACCACGCCCGCCCGTTCTTCGAGGAGGCGGCAGCGACGGCCGAGCGAGCGGGGCTCGAGGAGCTCCACGTCGACGCGCTGCACATGGTCGCGCTCGTCGTGCCCCCGGAGGAGCAGCTCGCCGCCAACCACGCGGCGCTCGCGCACGCGACGGCGGCCGAGGACCCGCGGGCCCAGCGGTGGGCCGCCTCGCTCCTCAACAACATCGGCATGAGGCACGCCGACATCGGCGACTGGGGCGCCGCGCTCGCCGCGTTCGAGGACGCCGTCGAGGCGCGCCAGGCGACCGGCAAGCCGTCCGAGCTCCGGATCGCGTGGTGGATGGTGGCGTGGGCGCTCCGCAACCTCGGGAGCACGGACTCGGCGTTGGAGATCCAGCGCCGGCTCAAGGCCGAGCTGGAGTCGGTCGGCGAGGAGGATCCCTACGTCGACGAGGAGATCGAGATCCTCACGTCCGGCGATACGCCAGATCCGTGATCGTCCGCCCGGCGGCGACGCCCTTGCGTTCGAACTTCGTGACCGGACGCTCGTCCCAACGCCCGACGACGCCGCCCTCGAGCCCGGATGTGGCATCGAGGACGTGGCGCATCTGCTGGGCGTAGTCGTCCCAGTCGGTGGCCAGCCGCCAGAGGCCGCCGGGGCGGAGCCGGCTGGCGGCCAGAGCGGCGAAGTCGGGCGTGACCAGGCGGCGCTTGTGGTGCCGCGTCTTGTGCCACGGGTCGGGGAAGAACGTCCACAGTTCGGCGACGGCCGCCGGCGCGAGCAGGTGCTCGAGCGACCACACCGCGTCGACCCCGCACATCCGCACGTTGTCGGCGCCCACTTCGTGCAGCCGGGCGAGGGTGGCCGCCATCCCGGGCCGCCACACCTCGAAGGCGAGCACGTCGTACGACGGTCGCGTCGCCGCCAGCGCCGCCGTCGCCTCGCCCACTCCCGAGCCGATCTCGACGATCAGGCCGTCGCGATCCGCCGGACCGCGGCCGAACCAGCTGTCGAACGAGAAGCCCGGCTCGTCGACCGCCTCGTCGGGGATCACCCAGCGCTCGTGGTGCGCCTCCCATGCGGCGGCCTGCTGCGGCGTGAACCGGTTGCCGCGCCGGCTGTAGGTGAGGACCTCCCGCATCCGGCGACCGTCGTCGGTCAGCTTGTGGTGCGGCCGGGCCGGCGTGGCTCCGGACGGATCGTCGCTCACGCGCCGGAGCTGACCGCAACGACCACGATGCCGAGGTAGGCGATGAAGCCGAGGACGTAGAGGGCGAGCAGCACGCTGCCGACGATGCCGAGGACGTAGCCGATCTGGGCCTGGCTGCGGCCCGCGAGCTTGCCGCCGGACGCGTCGATCTCCCGCCGCACCCGGGCGCCCTTGATCCAGGCGAACGGTGCGATGACCTGGCAGACCGCCATGCCGAGGATGCCCAGCAGCAGCACCGTGGCGGCGTCAGGGTGGTCGGGCGCCCACTGGGGCACGCCGGTCGGGCCGTATCCCGGGGCTCCGTAGGGCTGGTAGGGGTTCTGCGGGGGCTGCGGAGGGGGCTGCGGAGCGTTGTGCGGAGGGATCTGCGGCGGTTGGGCGGGGTTCTCCGGCGGCTGCTCGCTCATGCCCGCCATCCTTCCATCCTCGGGTCCCGTGGAAACGCCGCGGCGGCTGTGGTTGCGCGCCGGGTCGGCTGTGGGTTGCGCGCCGCTGGCAGGGGTCGCCGACACGGCGCAAACTCCGCGAGGCTCGCTTCGCTCGCGAGGGGGCAGAGTTTCCGCCGGGTCGGCTCCTACGAAGTACTCAGGATCTCCTGACCAAAGCAGAAAGCCCCCCTCGCCCTAGCGGGCTCGGGAGGCTTTCTGTTTGGTCAGCAGGTCACTTCGTAATCTTCGTGACCCGGCCGGCGCCGACGGTGCGGCCACCCTCACGGATGGCGAACCGCAGGCCCTCGTCCATCGCGATGGGCTGGATGAGCTCGACCGACATCTCGGTGTTGTCGCCCGGCATGACCATCTCGGTGCCCTCGGGGAGGGTCACGACGCCGGTCACGTCGGTCGTCCGGAAGTAGAACTGCGGGCGGTAGTTGTTGAAGAACGGCGTGTGACGGCCGCCCTCCTCCTTCGACAGGATGTAGACCGACGCGTCGAAGTTGGTGTGCGGGGTGGTCGTGCCCGGCTTGATCACGACCATGCCGCGCTCGACGTCCTCGCGCTTGGTGCCACGGAGGAGCAGACCGACGTTCTCACCGGCCTGGCCCTCGTCGAGCAGCTTGCGGAACATCTCGACACCGGTGACGGTGGACTTGATCGAGCCCTCGCGGATGCCGATGATCTCGACCTCCTCGTTGACCTTCACGATGCCCCGCTCGATGCGGCCGGTGATGACGGTGCCACGACCGGTGATCGTGAAGACGTCCTCGACGGGCATGAGGAACGGCTTCTCGGTCTCACGCTCGGGGGTCGGGATGTACTCGTCGACCGCCGACATGAGCTCGGCCACGGACTCGCCCCACTTGGCGTCGCCGTTGAGCGCCGGGAAGGCGGCAACGCGGACGACCGGTACGTCGTCACCCGGGAACTCGTACTCGGAGAGGAGCTCGCGCACCTCCATCTCGACGAGCTCGATGAGCTCCTCGTCGTCGACCATGTCGCACTTGTTGAGCGCGACCACCAGGGCCGGCACGCCGACCTGGCGCGCGAGCAGCACGTGCTCACGGGTCTGCGGCATCGGGCCGTCGGTGGCGGCGACCACGAGGATCGCGCCGTCCATCTGCGCCGCGCCGGTGATCATGTTCTTGATGTAGTCGGCGTGACCGGGGCAGTCGACGTGCGCGTAGTGACGCGACTCGGTCTGGTACTCGATGTGTGCGATCGAGATCGTGATGCCGCGCTGCCGCTCCTCGGGAGCCTTGTCGATCGAGTCGAACGGCGACGCCTCGTTGAGGTCCGGGTACTTGTCGTGCAGCACCTTCGAGATCGCTGCAGTCAGCGTCGTCTTGCCGTGGTCGATGTGACCGATCGTCCCGATGTTCACGTGCGGCTTGGTCCGCTCGAACTTCGCCTTAGCCACTGGGGGCTCCTCCTGATTGGTGTGTTACTTGACTCGTACTAAAGGGATACTGCCGAGGGCGTACGACGACTACTCGCCGCGCACCTTCTTGATGATCTCGTCGGCGATGTTCGTAGGAACCTCGGCGTACGAGTCGAACTCCATCGAGTACGAAGCCTGGCCGGAGGTCTTGGACCTCAGGTCGCCAACGTACCCGAACATCTCGGACAGCGGCACGATGGCCGCCACGACGATGTCGCCGTGACGCTCCTCCTGCGCGCGGATCTGACCGCGACGGCTGTTGATGTCACCGATCACCGTGCCGAGGAAGGTTTCC includes these proteins:
- a CDS encoding tetratricopeptide repeat protein, which codes for MHPSELWDFDDPGGSEQRFRDSASAAEGEQRGIWPTQVARALGLQERYDDAHAVIDDLSPDGSPEVAVRLLLEQGRLYRSSGDPDHARPFFEEAAATAERAGLEELHVDALHMVALVVPPEEQLAANHAALAHATAAEDPRAQRWAASLLNNIGMRHADIGDWGAALAAFEDAVEARQATGKPSELRIAWWMVAWALRNLGSTDSALEIQRRLKAELESVGEEDPYVDEEIEILTSGDTPDP
- the trmB gene encoding tRNA (guanine(46)-N(7))-methyltransferase TrmB; the protein is MSDDPSGATPARPHHKLTDDGRRMREVLTYSRRGNRFTPQQAAAWEAHHERWVIPDEAVDEPGFSFDSWFGRGPADRDGLIVEIGSGVGEATAALAATRPSYDVLAFEVWRPGMAATLARLHEVGADNVRMCGVDAVWSLEHLLAPAAVAELWTFFPDPWHKTRHHKRRLVTPDFAALAASRLRPGGLWRLATDWDDYAQQMRHVLDATSGLEGGVVGRWDERPVTKFERKGVAAGRTITDLAYRRT
- a CDS encoding DUF4190 domain-containing protein, which translates into the protein MSEQPPENPAQPPQIPPHNAPQPPPQPPQNPYQPYGAPGYGPTGVPQWAPDHPDAATVLLLGILGMAVCQVIAPFAWIKGARVRREIDASGGKLAGRSQAQIGYVLGIVGSVLLALYVLGFIAYLGIVVVAVSSGA
- the tuf gene encoding elongation factor Tu, which codes for MAKAKFERTKPHVNIGTIGHIDHGKTTLTAAISKVLHDKYPDLNEASPFDSIDKAPEERQRGITISIAHIEYQTESRHYAHVDCPGHADYIKNMITGAAQMDGAILVVAATDGPMPQTREHVLLARQVGVPALVVALNKCDMVDDEELIELVEMEVRELLSEYEFPGDDVPVVRVAAFPALNGDAKWGESVAELMSAVDEYIPTPERETEKPFLMPVEDVFTITGRGTVITGRIERGIVKVNEEVEIIGIREGSIKSTVTGVEMFRKLLDEGQAGENVGLLLRGTKREDVERGMVVIKPGTTTPHTNFDASVYILSKEEGGRHTPFFNNYRPQFYFRTTDVTGVVTLPEGTEMVMPGDNTEMSVELIQPIAMDEGLRFAIREGGRTVGAGRVTKITK